From Glycine soja cultivar W05 chromosome 4, ASM419377v2, whole genome shotgun sequence, the proteins below share one genomic window:
- the LOC114409647 gene encoding dof zinc finger protein DOF5.4-like gives MQEIHSIGGGRFFGGGGDRRLRPHHQNHHQQPPIKCPRCDSLNTKFCYYNNYNLSQPRHFCKNCRRYWTKGGVLRNVPVGGGCRKSKRSNKPKTTTSAAATTSSNNNNNNPSSSSETAAATAPTPPQQPPPPLELEHNSHSHSSSESSTYTVAATEAMSAPTTNAVSNNNLLLDNNRESKMFANPNPYLEQSRSGGLFSDIESFSSLVNLNNQALGFGFGNNNSNISILDATSFRFGVSVTNPHGNDQVLAAPGGGHGQWQQQQQNHHEFGTASFLDHTVPLEFSSLQHKAGHQGGFGPLDWQPGGDQGLFDLPNTVDQPYWTHHTHWSDQDNPSSLFHLP, from the coding sequence ATGCAGGAAATACACTCCATCGGCGGCGGAAGGTTCTTCGGCGGCGGCGGCGACCGGAGGCTGAGGCCGCACCACCAGAACCACCACCAGCAGCCGCCGATAAAATGCCCCCGCTGCGACTCACTCAACACCAAGTTCTGCTACTACAACAACTACAACCTCTCCCAGCCGCGCCATTTCTGCAAGAACTGCCGTCGCTACTGGACCAAAGGCGGCGTCCTCCGCAACGTCCCCGTTGGCGGCGGTTGCCGGAAATCAAAACGCTCCAACAAGCCCAAAACCACCACCTCAGCCGCCGCCACCACCAGCagcaacaataacaataacaaccCTTCCTCTTCCTCGGAAACCGCTGCGGCAACCGCACCAACGCCACCACAACAACCGCCTCCGCCACTTGAGCTAGAGCATAATTCTCACTCTCACTCCAGCAGCGAAAGCTCCACTTATACCGTCGCTGCCACGGAGGCCATGTCAGCGCCGACAACGAATGCGGTGTCGAACAACAATTTATTACTTGACAACAACCGTGAGTCGAAGATGTTcgctaaccctaacccctattTAGAGCAGAGTCGTAGTGGTGGCCTTTTCTCTGACATAGAGAGCTTCAGCAGCCTCGTCAATTTAAACAACCAAGCATTGGGGTTTGGGTTTGGGAACAATAATAGCAACATCAGCATCCTCGATGCGACGTCGTTTCGGTTTGGTGTTAGTGTTACTAATCCGCACGGGAATGATCAGGTGCTTGCGGCACCAGGTGGAGGCCATGGTCAgtggcaacaacaacagcagaatCATCATGAGTTCGGTACGGCGTCGTTTCTTGATCACACCGTGCCGCTTGAGTTTTCTTCGCTGCAGCATAAAGCTGGGCATCAGGGAGGGTTTGGACCGTTGGATTGGCAACCCGGTGGGGATCAAGGTTTGTTTGATCTTCCTAACACTGTTGATCAACCTTACTGGACACACCACACTCATTGGTCTGATCAAGATAatccttcttctctctttcatcttcccTGA